The Acidobacteriota bacterium genome includes a region encoding these proteins:
- a CDS encoding SDR family oxidoreductase: MAIFLTGSTGYVGAHVAALLLENHADRLNLLVRAKNQHDAEQRLWKSLQLHLDFPRFYDHLKSKVSIFCGDLTDSRFGLSGEDYQHLAETTDSVIHCAASLNRKSEKTCLNVNLRGTLEVIKLAQAARDLHGLRRFSDVSTVAICGQRFSEVVQEDESLDWDRSDYDPYARTKKFCEHMVAELLPDVRHTVFRPSIILGDSRYPETTQFDMVRSFVFLAGLPLLPFRPSDQIDIVNVDFVAESIVTIHQKENPRFDIYHLSSGKASQTFQVLTQALAQAQNKRPPIFLPGLEKPFTGINDWIANNFRGSSISLGATLLKVFLPYLTFNTVFDNTRITKETEKNPIPFSNYCFPLLQFSRAGNFTYPYKEWPSGFN, translated from the coding sequence ATGGCAATTTTTCTGACCGGTTCGACCGGGTATGTCGGAGCACATGTCGCAGCCTTGCTGCTGGAAAATCATGCCGACCGATTGAATTTGTTGGTGCGAGCAAAAAATCAGCATGACGCTGAACAACGGCTATGGAAATCCCTACAGCTTCATCTGGATTTTCCACGCTTTTATGACCATCTGAAGTCCAAGGTCAGCATTTTTTGCGGCGATCTGACCGACAGTCGCTTTGGTTTATCCGGCGAGGATTACCAGCACCTGGCGGAAACAACCGACTCTGTCATCCATTGCGCAGCCTCGCTGAACCGTAAGAGTGAAAAGACCTGCCTGAACGTCAACCTACGCGGCACATTGGAAGTCATCAAACTGGCTCAAGCCGCGCGCGATTTGCATGGCTTGCGCAGGTTCAGCGATGTTTCCACCGTGGCAATTTGCGGCCAGCGCTTCAGCGAGGTTGTTCAGGAAGATGAATCCCTGGACTGGGATCGTTCCGATTACGACCCATACGCACGAACGAAAAAGTTCTGTGAACACATGGTTGCGGAACTGTTGCCGGATGTTCGCCATACTGTCTTTCGCCCTAGCATCATTCTTGGTGACAGTCGCTATCCAGAAACGACGCAGTTCGATATGGTGCGGTCTTTTGTTTTCCTTGCCGGTTTGCCGCTGTTGCCATTTAGACCGTCCGATCAAATTGACATTGTCAATGTGGACTTTGTGGCTGAATCAATTGTGACGATTCACCAAAAGGAAAACCCTCGGTTCGACATTTACCATTTGTCATCAGGCAAGGCATCTCAAACCTTTCAGGTCCTGACCCAGGCATTGGCTCAGGCTCAAAATAAGCGACCTCCGATCTTCCTGCCCGGCCTTGAAAAGCCGTTTACGGGAATCAACGACTGGATCGCAAATAATTTTCGCGGCAGCTCAATTAGTCTTGGAGCCACCTTATTGAAGGTTTTCCTACCATATTTAACGTTCAATACAGTTTTTGACAACACAAGAATTACTAAGGAAACGGAAAAAAATCCAATTCCCTTTTCCAATTATTGCTTTCCTCTGCTACAATTCAGTCGCGCGGGAAATTTCACATATCCCTATAAGGAATGGCCAAGTGGCTTTAACTAA
- a CDS encoding enoyl-CoA hydratase/isomerase family protein, whose amino-acid sequence MRNFKGQTLSWELKDGCIELALHREPANEIGVKTLEELEQFGLAHETLKHEAHALIIYSQMKHGFSAGADLRDLYTQAKQLGFENAAPLVRDFLNRIHAVANIIDASPLTTIAAVHGVCFGGGFELALLCDLIFADKMARFCFPELRLGLIPGFGGIPRLKRDLGNAIVRDLLLTGRSINATKAQAIGLVSQLAAEGEALKLARFTATQLKKFDRASSAGAKQFLKPIPYAELRQEIDIFCDLFTKPAVEAGLRKFVESTDALPYLP is encoded by the coding sequence ATGCGGAATTTCAAAGGCCAAACTTTGTCATGGGAACTGAAAGACGGCTGTATTGAACTGGCGCTGCACCGCGAACCGGCCAACGAAATTGGTGTGAAGACGTTGGAAGAATTGGAGCAATTCGGCCTCGCCCACGAAACGCTGAAACACGAAGCCCATGCATTGATCATTTACAGCCAAATGAAGCATGGATTTTCCGCCGGAGCCGATCTTCGCGATTTATATACTCAAGCCAAACAGCTCGGGTTTGAAAACGCCGCACCGCTCGTTCGCGACTTCCTCAATCGAATTCACGCGGTCGCGAATATCATTGATGCCTCCCCTCTAACAACAATCGCCGCTGTTCATGGAGTCTGCTTTGGAGGTGGATTCGAGTTAGCTCTGCTTTGCGATCTGATCTTCGCCGACAAAATGGCGCGGTTTTGTTTTCCCGAATTGCGACTGGGATTGATTCCGGGCTTTGGCGGGATTCCTCGCCTGAAGCGCGATCTTGGCAATGCCATTGTCAGAGATTTGCTGCTGACTGGACGAAGTATCAACGCAACCAAAGCTCAGGCGATTGGTTTGGTCAGCCAGCTTGCGGCTGAAGGCGAGGCCCTGAAACTGGCGCGCTTCACCGCCACGCAGCTTAAAAAGTTCGACCGTGCAAGCAGCGCTGGCGCCAAACAATTTCTGAAACCAATTCCCTATGCCGAGCTTCGGCAGGAAATAGATATCTTTTGCGATTTATTCACCAAACCGGCGGTCGAAGCCGGGCTGCGAAAATTTGTCGAAAGCACCGACGCTTTACCATATTTACCGTAA
- a CDS encoding acyl carrier protein, protein MKTTEQIIDEILTLASTHFNVDRATLSPDDDFFKKLGIDSLQALGLLTRLENHFSVELPDYEVQGVSDFRTLAERIELRL, encoded by the coding sequence ATGAAAACGACTGAACAGATCATTGACGAAATTCTGACGCTCGCTTCAACGCACTTCAACGTTGACCGAGCCACGCTGTCGCCCGATGATGACTTTTTCAAAAAGCTCGGCATTGACAGTTTGCAGGCTCTGGGGTTGCTGACGCGGCTGGAAAACCATTTCAGCGTTGAACTCCCGGACTACGAAGTGCAAGGCGTCAGCGATTTCCGAACACTGGCTGAAAGGATAGAATTGAGGTTGTGA
- a CDS encoding polysaccharide pyruvyl transferase family protein — translation MSMDIALEGWVSSLIELSKFKWMLGSGRRWHPGEKLKLLFTGYNGTRNTGADVRVEEMLRQIKHILGEENCELSVLSQNFDLTSGYFKGINQVKLPDIFPQMLYREIPKFDGVVACEGSMFKSKFANALTTMMVGSLGIASAQNKLSVGYGAEAGQMDPMLAKMVARYCKDSLVITRNPESQDVLGKLGVSTELGTDTAWTFEPHANEYGYSELRKAGWDEQSPVLVVCPINPFWWPVKASVSKFVAKTLFGAYKDSHYRSVYFHRSGPEVDAAYNHYLTGMSNAVERFRKETGVFVVLVCMEMLDRKACEEMSHNLGGVPVFSSETYDMYQLVSILRSCHLMVSSRYHGIVTSMPALVASAGVTMDERIRNLMHERGHQDLLLNVDDPDLEERLYGIMGKLLKDHESIRDGIGRTVAKNLKVMAKMGVYFEEHVQRRYPEFPIRRGLQNWEDYLPPLSPNLRRLLENYG, via the coding sequence ATGAGTATGGATATAGCGTTAGAAGGATGGGTGAGCAGTCTCATCGAACTCTCTAAATTCAAATGGATGCTTGGTTCAGGCCGACGCTGGCATCCAGGAGAAAAACTCAAACTCCTTTTTACGGGCTACAACGGAACTCGTAACACTGGTGCGGATGTGAGGGTCGAAGAAATGCTGCGTCAGATCAAACATATTCTGGGCGAAGAAAACTGCGAACTAAGCGTTTTGAGCCAGAATTTTGACCTGACCAGCGGCTATTTCAAGGGCATCAATCAGGTAAAACTGCCCGATATCTTTCCGCAGATGCTGTATCGAGAAATTCCGAAATTCGACGGAGTCGTCGCGTGCGAAGGCTCGATGTTTAAGAGCAAGTTCGCCAACGCTCTTACAACTATGATGGTTGGCAGTTTGGGTATTGCGTCTGCCCAAAACAAGCTCAGCGTCGGATACGGAGCCGAAGCGGGCCAGATGGATCCGATGCTGGCCAAAATGGTCGCTCGCTATTGCAAGGATTCTCTGGTCATCACCCGTAATCCCGAATCACAGGATGTCTTGGGCAAACTTGGCGTTTCGACTGAACTCGGAACCGACACCGCCTGGACATTCGAACCGCACGCGAATGAATATGGCTATTCCGAATTGCGAAAAGCCGGATGGGACGAACAATCACCTGTATTAGTCGTTTGTCCGATCAATCCGTTTTGGTGGCCCGTCAAGGCTTCGGTCAGCAAGTTCGTTGCCAAAACACTCTTTGGAGCGTACAAAGACAGCCACTATCGTTCGGTTTATTTCCATCGTTCCGGGCCGGAGGTTGATGCGGCCTACAACCATTACTTGACAGGAATGTCCAATGCAGTAGAGCGGTTCCGGAAAGAAACCGGCGTATTCGTTGTGCTGGTTTGCATGGAAATGCTGGACAGAAAAGCTTGCGAAGAGATGTCACATAACCTTGGTGGCGTACCGGTTTTCTCCTCGGAAACTTACGATATGTACCAATTGGTCAGCATTCTGCGGTCTTGCCATCTGATGGTTTCTTCGCGTTATCACGGGATCGTGACCAGCATGCCTGCCTTGGTGGCTTCGGCTGGAGTGACAATGGACGAACGCATTCGTAATCTGATGCACGAACGCGGTCATCAAGATCTGCTGCTGAATGTGGATGATCCGGACTTGGAAGAACGGCTTTATGGAATCATGGGCAAGCTTCTGAAGGATCATGAATCCATCCGCGATGGAATCGGCAGAACCGTTGCCAAGAATCTGAAGGTGATGGCGAAAATGGGGGTGTATTTTGAAGAACACGTCCAGCGCCGGTATCCTGAATTTCCGATTCGGCGCGGATTGCAGAATTGGGAAGATTATTTGCCGCCGCTGAGTCCAAATCTGCGTCGGTTATTGGAAAACTACGGCTGA
- a CDS encoding ketoacyl-ACP synthase III: MITQRAKITALGRYVPPRVVTNHDLEKLVATNHDWIVERTGIHERHWVEPGTPSSELAVHAIDDLLKRRGIEADEIELIIVATVTPDMFFPATACVIQNKIRATKAWGFDVSAACSSFLYALTTGAQFIESGKHKKVLVVGSDVMTSILNPEDRTTLVLFGDGAGAVLLEPCEEGEEFGLLDYHHEIDGSGGEHLYMPGGGSLHPPSHETVDKKMHFVHQNGQAVFKFAVRKMEELATSMLEQNNLTGDDIACFIAHQANLRIIDATAKKAGFAPEKVIKNIHKYGNTTAATIPLAIGDAIDDGKLKKGDLVLFAAVGAGFTSGCVLMRWAY; the protein is encoded by the coding sequence ATGATCACACAAAGAGCGAAAATCACTGCGCTGGGCCGTTATGTGCCTCCGCGCGTCGTTACCAACCATGACCTGGAAAAGCTGGTTGCCACAAACCATGACTGGATCGTCGAACGCACAGGCATCCACGAACGCCACTGGGTCGAACCCGGAACCCCCAGTTCCGAACTGGCCGTTCATGCGATTGACGATCTGCTGAAACGTCGCGGCATTGAAGCGGACGAAATCGAATTGATCATCGTCGCCACTGTCACGCCGGATATGTTTTTCCCTGCGACGGCATGCGTCATTCAAAACAAAATTCGTGCAACCAAAGCCTGGGGCTTCGACGTTTCCGCCGCTTGTTCGTCGTTTTTGTACGCGCTGACCACTGGCGCGCAATTCATCGAAAGCGGCAAGCACAAAAAAGTTTTGGTCGTTGGTTCAGACGTGATGACCAGCATTCTGAATCCCGAAGATCGCACAACCCTGGTGCTGTTCGGCGACGGTGCTGGCGCAGTGCTGCTGGAACCCTGCGAAGAAGGCGAAGAGTTCGGCTTGCTGGATTATCACCATGAAATTGACGGCAGCGGCGGCGAACATCTTTACATGCCCGGCGGCGGCAGTTTGCATCCACCATCGCATGAAACCGTGGACAAGAAAATGCATTTCGTTCACCAGAACGGACAGGCGGTATTCAAATTCGCCGTTCGCAAGATGGAAGAACTTGCCACCAGCATGCTGGAACAGAATAATTTGACCGGCGACGACATCGCCTGTTTTATCGCGCACCAGGCGAATTTGCGCATCATTGATGCCACCGCCAAGAAAGCTGGATTTGCGCCGGAAAAAGTCATCAAGAACATTCACAAGTATGGCAACACAACTGCCGCCACGATTCCACTGGCCATCGGCGATGCGATTGATGACGGCAAGCTTAAAAAAGGTGATTTGGTGTTGTTTGCCGCCGTCGGCGCGGGCTTTACTTCGGGCTGCGTTTTGATGCGCTGGGCTTACTGA
- a CDS encoding AMP-binding protein, translated as MNFLENIFQQLTKTPNRPVIQEVRNGEFVTSTCAELLSRVQTARAFVRQSGLKAGDRCGLLAPNSIRWAAMDLALMAEGIIVVPLYSRQAPNELVAMLKDCGAAMVICSDETLRDGIANNWPTNAPPLILFDEVFSTSSSPDIGGPPNHQTDQHIVTIIYTSGTSGEPKGVMLNVANLNHMVPCTGSRLDQLMEGKTSQVADQVFHYLPFCFAGSWILLLTALSRNSLLSLSTDLNKLADELALASPNYCLNVPTLLERIRTGVESQIAQKPAFVQRIYHSGKTAWMDQYEGRARAGLAFKLANWLIFANIKKKIGVNFRALICGSAPLTRETQLFFSMLGIRVLQVYGLTETTAICTMDDPNDFTPGRVGPAIPGIEMKLGEDKELLIRGPNIFAGYWNKPEATAAAMLPDTNGNWFRTGDQGDVDKNGNWAITGRIKNLLILKSGHNVAPEPIEEKVLFKLPTAQQCVVVGNDKGFLAALVTGNLTNDQVQTAVDSVNTDQPHYKRILAFKVIKEPLTIESGLLTANGKLKRDAINKHFFTEIEELYRTQKG; from the coding sequence ATGAATTTCCTTGAGAATATCTTTCAACAACTCACGAAAACACCAAATCGCCCCGTCATTCAGGAAGTTCGTAACGGGGAATTTGTCACCTCAACTTGCGCCGAACTGCTATCGCGGGTTCAAACGGCACGCGCATTTGTTCGTCAATCCGGCTTAAAAGCGGGTGACCGTTGCGGATTGCTGGCCCCCAATTCCATCCGCTGGGCAGCAATGGATTTGGCATTGATGGCTGAAGGCATCATCGTCGTGCCCCTCTATTCTCGCCAGGCTCCGAACGAGCTTGTGGCAATGCTGAAAGATTGTGGCGCGGCAATGGTGATTTGCAGCGACGAAACTTTGCGCGACGGAATCGCCAATAATTGGCCGACGAACGCTCCGCCCTTAATCCTGTTCGATGAGGTTTTCTCGACCTCATCAAGCCCTGACATCGGCGGTCCACCAAATCACCAAACTGATCAACATATCGTCACGATCATTTACACTTCCGGCACTTCCGGCGAACCGAAAGGCGTGATGCTTAATGTCGCAAACTTGAACCACATGGTTCCCTGCACCGGATCACGCCTGGATCAGTTGATGGAAGGCAAAACCTCGCAAGTCGCCGATCAAGTTTTTCATTATCTGCCGTTCTGTTTCGCGGGTTCCTGGATTTTGTTGCTGACAGCATTGTCGCGCAACAGCCTTTTGTCGCTTTCGACAGATTTAAACAAGCTGGCAGACGAACTGGCTTTGGCATCACCGAATTATTGTTTGAATGTACCGACGCTGCTCGAACGCATTCGCACCGGAGTGGAAAGCCAGATCGCACAAAAACCGGCTTTCGTGCAACGGATATACCACAGCGGCAAAACCGCCTGGATGGATCAATACGAGGGCAGAGCACGCGCAGGTCTTGCCTTCAAACTGGCCAATTGGTTGATCTTCGCCAACATCAAAAAGAAAATTGGGGTGAATTTTCGGGCTTTGATTTGCGGATCGGCGCCTTTGACAAGGGAAACCCAGTTGTTTTTTTCAATGCTAGGAATCCGAGTCTTGCAGGTCTATGGTTTAACGGAAACCACTGCTATTTGCACGATGGATGATCCGAATGATTTCACACCCGGCAGAGTTGGCCCGGCCATTCCCGGCATTGAAATGAAGCTCGGCGAAGACAAGGAGTTGCTGATTCGCGGCCCCAACATCTTCGCAGGCTACTGGAACAAACCGGAGGCAACCGCCGCCGCCATGCTGCCAGACACAAACGGCAATTGGTTTCGTACGGGTGACCAGGGCGACGTGGACAAAAACGGCAATTGGGCAATCACGGGTCGCATCAAAAACCTGTTGATCTTGAAATCCGGCCACAACGTTGCGCCCGAACCCATTGAAGAAAAAGTCTTATTCAAGCTGCCTACGGCTCAGCAATGTGTGGTTGTCGGAAACGACAAAGGTTTTTTGGCCGCGCTGGTTACGGGCAATTTGACAAACGATCAAGTGCAAACTGCCGTGGATTCCGTCAATACAGACCAGCCGCATTACAAACGTATCCTGGCGTTCAAGGTGATCAAGGAACCGTTGACGATTGAAAGCGGGCTGCTGACCGCGAACGGCAAACTGAAGCGCGATGCCATCAACAAACATTTCTTCACGGAAATTGAAGAGCTTTATCGCACTCAAAAGGGTTGA
- a CDS encoding diacylglycerol kinase family lipid kinase — translation MKTLAIVNPAAGFGKAAKLLGPTMDRLRSAGISFDVAETKHAGHATELAREAYKQGYRRFIAVGGDGTSFETVNGLFPEALNDKPTLGFLPLGTGNSFLRDFTKDGANFALQAIIENRSRPCDVIRLKHKTGEVYYINILSLGFVADVCTLAGKFKRLGAASYGLAVVLTLARFQKRIFPLTLDGKPLTDSPSTALLIFNNSKFTGGNMMLAPNADTASGEIEIVRWSANRFDFIKNFPKCYDGSHIHHPLIWTGQAKRIEMDFGGPMDIMVDGEVMTVEMESLEVLPSALNVMV, via the coding sequence ATGAAGACGTTGGCTATCGTCAATCCGGCTGCGGGATTCGGCAAAGCGGCGAAGCTGCTTGGGCCGACGATGGATCGTCTGCGCTCGGCGGGCATCAGCTTTGACGTTGCCGAAACCAAACACGCAGGTCACGCGACAGAACTGGCGCGCGAAGCCTACAAACAAGGCTATCGCCGGTTTATTGCTGTCGGCGGCGATGGAACTTCGTTTGAGACGGTCAACGGCTTGTTCCCCGAAGCCCTCAACGACAAACCGACGTTGGGTTTTCTTCCGCTGGGCACAGGGAATTCGTTCCTGCGTGATTTCACCAAAGACGGTGCGAATTTCGCGCTGCAAGCGATCATCGAAAACCGCTCGCGACCTTGCGATGTGATTCGCCTGAAGCACAAAACCGGCGAAGTGTATTACATCAACATTCTGAGTCTGGGGTTTGTTGCAGACGTTTGCACGCTCGCAGGCAAGTTCAAACGATTGGGCGCGGCCAGTTACGGCTTGGCAGTAGTGTTGACGCTGGCGCGATTTCAAAAACGAATTTTCCCGCTGACGCTGGACGGCAAACCGCTGACGGATTCGCCGAGCACGGCGCTGCTGATTTTCAACAACAGCAAATTTACAGGCGGAAACATGATGCTGGCACCGAATGCCGACACTGCCAGCGGTGAGATTGAAATCGTACGCTGGTCGGCAAACCGCTTCGATTTCATCAAAAACTTTCCGAAGTGTTATGACGGCTCGCACATTCACCATCCGCTAATCTGGACGGGACAAGCAAAACGCATCGAAATGGATTTCGGCGGGCCGATGGACATTATGGTTGACGGCGAAGTGATGACCGTAGAGATGGAATCGCTGGAAGTGCTGCCGTCTGCATTAAACGTTATGGTTTGA
- a CDS encoding AMP-binding protein produces MPDNQSPMIELNQHASLGSALREALNKFADETCLIEADRDRENHRLTYRQFKEMALPLASFLQAREFKADSRAAIIMTNQSKWLVSAYAIFHSGGVLVPLDYKLNADEHIPLLAHSKAEVLITEYHFWRTIKQQNPDPAHLPRTVIVTDVPKNADLMGAIRWDDAKADGEPTFVPRTRQDWACIVYSSGTGGRPKGCVLTHENYLEQCASLTSLYPFWPGVRYLSILPTNHAIDFMVGFIGPFVCGATVVHLRTLRPEFVREAFTRFKITYVALVPLILKNLQAGLEQRFAELPPLKRFAFNRLLSINKALTKQRPNLELSRKLLKQVHDAFGGELQAIFTGGTFCAPQIIQFFYDLGIQVSIGYGLTEAGTSITLNDLKPFRADTVGKPLPGMEVKVINAGEDGIGQVAVRSKTVMSHYLDDPELTGETIVDGWLMTGDLGRFDATGHLQLFGRAKNMIVTEEGKNVYPEDIEAAFEGLPVKEFCVFAANYIWPERSMLGEKLIVVLRLNEGQELTDELKQDLIRRNAKLLNFKRISGYVVWEQDFPRTASMKIKRFVLAEEIRAKFDRQSALKEL; encoded by the coding sequence ATGCCGGACAACCAATCCCCGATGATCGAACTAAACCAACACGCCTCACTTGGATCTGCACTCCGTGAAGCGCTAAACAAATTTGCCGACGAAACCTGCCTGATCGAAGCCGACCGCGACCGCGAAAATCATCGGCTGACATATCGCCAGTTCAAGGAAATGGCCTTGCCCTTGGCCAGCTTTCTGCAGGCACGCGAATTCAAAGCCGATTCACGCGCTGCGATCATTATGACTAACCAGTCCAAATGGCTGGTGTCGGCGTATGCCATCTTTCATTCCGGCGGAGTTCTGGTTCCGCTGGATTACAAGCTGAACGCTGACGAACACATCCCGCTTCTTGCCCACAGCAAAGCTGAAGTTCTGATTACCGAATATCATTTCTGGCGCACAATCAAACAACAAAACCCCGATCCGGCGCATTTGCCGCGCACGGTGATCGTGACAGATGTTCCAAAAAATGCCGACTTGATGGGAGCGATTCGCTGGGACGACGCCAAAGCTGACGGGGAACCGACCTTCGTACCTCGCACGCGGCAGGATTGGGCTTGTATTGTGTATTCTTCCGGCACGGGCGGTCGCCCGAAAGGTTGTGTGCTGACGCACGAGAACTACCTGGAGCAATGCGCCTCGCTCACTTCGCTCTATCCTTTCTGGCCCGGCGTTCGTTACCTGAGCATTCTGCCGACCAATCACGCGATTGATTTTATGGTCGGTTTCATCGGCCCATTTGTGTGTGGAGCGACGGTCGTTCACTTACGAACCTTGCGCCCGGAATTCGTCCGCGAAGCCTTTACGCGTTTCAAGATCACCTACGTCGCGCTGGTTCCGCTGATTTTGAAAAACCTCCAAGCTGGCTTGGAACAGCGTTTTGCCGAACTGCCACCGCTCAAACGCTTCGCCTTCAATCGGTTGCTAAGCATCAATAAAGCGCTGACCAAACAGCGGCCCAACCTGGAACTAAGCCGCAAACTGCTGAAACAAGTTCACGATGCATTCGGCGGCGAACTCCAGGCGATCTTTACCGGTGGCACTTTTTGCGCGCCGCAGATCATACAGTTTTTCTACGATCTGGGGATTCAGGTTTCCATCGGCTACGGATTAACGGAAGCTGGAACTTCGATCACGCTCAACGACCTGAAACCGTTTCGTGCAGACACCGTAGGCAAACCACTTCCCGGAATGGAAGTAAAAGTGATCAACGCTGGCGAAGACGGCATTGGCCAGGTTGCCGTGCGCAGCAAAACTGTCATGTCGCATTACCTGGACGATCCCGAATTGACGGGCGAAACGATTGTGGACGGCTGGCTGATGACCGGCGACCTTGGGCGCTTTGACGCGACGGGACATTTGCAGCTTTTCGGTCGCGCCAAAAACATGATCGTTACCGAAGAAGGCAAGAACGTTTATCCCGAAGACATCGAAGCAGCGTTTGAAGGCTTGCCGGTCAAAGAGTTCTGCGTCTTTGCGGCTAATTACATCTGGCCCGAACGCTCTATGCTCGGCGAAAAGCTGATCGTCGTCTTGCGCCTGAACGAAGGCCAGGAACTCACCGACGAGTTGAAACAGGATTTGATCCGCCGCAACGCCAAGCTGCTGAACTTCAAACGCATAAGCGGCTACGTCGTTTGGGAGCAGGATTTTCCGCGCACGGCTTCAATGAAGATCAAACGCTTTGTGCTGGCGGAAGAAATTCGTGCGAAGTTTGATCGGCAATCTGCGCTGAAAGAGCTATGA
- a CDS encoding PIN domain-containing protein, with the protein MANKYVVDTHALIWFLEGSPKLGSAAQSVLSDPNSELVLPTIALAEAIDIVAKGRTKLPDVTSLLNDVLTDQRIELFPLTLAILQQSLSATIVPEMHDRLIVATAVWLKQPGHQVAILAKDQSITDAALTSIIW; encoded by the coding sequence ATGGCGAATAAATACGTCGTTGACACTCACGCCTTGATTTGGTTTTTAGAGGGTAGCCCCAAGCTTGGCAGCGCTGCACAGAGTGTGTTGAGCGATCCAAACTCTGAGTTGGTTCTGCCAACCATTGCTTTGGCCGAAGCCATTGACATCGTAGCCAAAGGGCGCACCAAGCTACCAGATGTTACGTCCCTGCTTAATGATGTTCTTACTGACCAGCGCATCGAACTCTTCCCTCTGACATTGGCGATTTTGCAACAAAGCCTTTCAGCGACAATTGTGCCAGAAATGCATGACCGTCTGATTGTTGCTACCGCAGTGTGGTTGAAACAGCCTGGCCACCAAGTCGCGATTCTGGCAAAAGACCAAAGTATTACTGATGCGGCCCTGACATCAATTATTTGGTGA
- a CDS encoding 1-acyl-sn-glycerol-3-phosphate acyltransferase has translation MIIRSDIRNHPSHTWESLGFIQKAYYSIRSVLVWIVSIIHFFPVCSVLVLMGVFIDPRKNDKPQRWLFRNILRLAGVGFEVKYSPGFDRARTSFFICNHVDLWDAFIIYSAIPQFVRGLEHESHFKIPAYGWMMRRFGNVPVPPEGNLAKYKQMMKLTKERLESGVSLIVFAEGSRTRDGLVHEFNPGAFRMAVQYGYPIAPMSIVGAYEFSRKSDWKLFPSKITVYLHDTIETAALGKQDIESLRQRVQKLVAQPVNEFYGYTDQVAVSSVDAQSVP, from the coding sequence ATGATTATTCGCTCTGATATTCGCAATCACCCCAGCCACACATGGGAATCACTTGGATTTATTCAGAAGGCGTATTACAGCATTCGCTCAGTTCTGGTTTGGATCGTCAGCATCATTCACTTCTTTCCGGTCTGTTCAGTATTGGTGCTGATGGGAGTGTTCATTGATCCGCGCAAAAACGACAAACCGCAACGCTGGCTGTTCCGCAACATTTTGCGGCTGGCAGGTGTGGGCTTTGAGGTCAAATACTCGCCTGGATTCGACCGCGCACGCACCAGCTTTTTCATCTGCAACCACGTGGATTTGTGGGACGCGTTCATTATTTACTCAGCGATTCCGCAATTCGTGCGCGGGCTGGAGCACGAATCGCATTTTAAGATTCCGGCATATGGCTGGATGATGCGACGGTTCGGCAACGTCCCGGTTCCGCCCGAAGGCAATCTGGCCAAATACAAACAGATGATGAAGCTGACGAAAGAGCGATTGGAGTCCGGCGTCAGTTTGATTGTTTTTGCCGAAGGTTCGCGCACGCGCGATGGATTGGTTCACGAATTCAATCCCGGCGCATTTCGCATGGCGGTGCAGTATGGTTATCCGATAGCTCCGATGAGCATCGTCGGCGCGTATGAATTCAGCCGGAAAAGTGATTGGAAACTCTTTCCTTCCAAAATCACCGTTTATTTGCACGATACGATTGAAACCGCAGCACTTGGCAAACAAGACATTGAATCGCTACGCCAGCGTGTTCAGAAACTCGTCGCCCAACCGGTCAATGAATTTTATGGCTATACTGACCAGGTGGCGGTGAGTTCGGTTGACGCTCAATCAGTTCCGTGA